One window of Acidobacteriota bacterium genomic DNA carries:
- a CDS encoding protein kinase, with translation MGAVYLADDLLKGCPVAIKKSFLSGQAQAQKGFEIEAKLLARLDNPGLPKVLDYFITEKNVQTLVMDFIVGDTLEDILESGKYRVGCGLAYERVLDWTIQILDILRYLHNFEPPVVHRDIKPNNIKLTKEGKIVLLDFGLAKSSSVTVMGGMSGYSPIEQVQRTGTDQRSDIYSLGTSLFHLLTDRHPYTALERFRKVYEQSSNAEDSISNRRSLDPQVKVEDLNPHVPVAFSEIVATAMALEPKDRFQSSNEMKNAIFEARLSQKQTKEEFVDKSNSSEMKVDSGEDWIRAKPLIDDDEGSLGDWRQPYQQAEADATPLINDSFVPQKIGESSDGEHDLLEQQSRSTDDSKLMTTVSSYGFAAGGANRPQETVNPFEGFGLSASKVSAMRQQKNPKVRKRSLLALLILTPTIAIVGVTGLLAYKILSMTKLNIANTMIETSAAALTGTESKSVEVSIYLNENNWQPTPRNENYRFADYERFKFGVTSPRSGFLYIITSDSDDRVSLAYPKPSQLDNDIKASTLKLFPPAKSFHFDRSAPLKTTAYFAIVASRKEKLAIRIQNILGGGERKVESDDVSALISELEEISVDSGSNPSVKIFKLEKKGDGKAQ, from the coding sequence ATGGGCGCGGTGTATCTGGCCGACGATCTCTTAAAAGGTTGTCCGGTCGCAATCAAGAAGAGTTTCCTTTCGGGCCAGGCCCAAGCGCAAAAAGGCTTTGAAATCGAAGCGAAATTGCTCGCGAGGTTGGATAATCCCGGCCTGCCGAAGGTTCTCGATTACTTCATTACTGAGAAAAACGTTCAGACGCTTGTAATGGATTTCATCGTTGGCGACACGCTCGAGGATATTCTCGAATCCGGAAAGTATCGGGTCGGTTGTGGACTGGCCTATGAAAGGGTTCTTGATTGGACGATTCAGATCTTGGACATATTGCGGTATCTCCACAATTTCGAACCGCCGGTCGTCCACCGCGATATCAAACCGAACAATATCAAGCTTACGAAGGAAGGGAAGATAGTTTTGCTGGATTTCGGGTTGGCGAAAAGTTCGTCGGTCACGGTTATGGGGGGCATGTCGGGGTATTCGCCGATCGAACAGGTTCAACGAACCGGGACCGATCAGCGGAGCGATATATATTCGCTTGGAACGTCATTGTTTCATTTGTTAACGGACCGTCATCCTTATACGGCGCTGGAGCGGTTCCGGAAGGTATATGAACAAAGTTCAAATGCTGAAGACAGTATTTCGAATCGGAGGTCCTTGGATCCGCAAGTTAAGGTTGAGGATCTCAATCCGCACGTTCCCGTAGCTTTCTCTGAAATCGTCGCGACTGCAATGGCCTTGGAACCCAAGGACCGATTTCAGTCGTCGAATGAAATGAAGAATGCGATCTTCGAGGCGCGGCTTAGTCAAAAGCAAACGAAAGAAGAATTTGTCGATAAGAGCAATTCGTCCGAAATGAAAGTTGATTCCGGTGAAGATTGGATTCGTGCGAAACCTCTGATCGATGACGACGAAGGAAGTCTTGGGGATTGGCGCCAACCTTATCAACAAGCCGAGGCCGACGCGACCCCGCTAATCAATGATTCGTTTGTGCCGCAGAAGATCGGCGAAAGTTCTGATGGGGAGCACGACCTATTGGAACAACAATCACGGAGCACGGATGACAGTAAGTTAATGACCACCGTCTCTTCCTATGGTTTCGCGGCGGGAGGCGCTAATCGGCCTCAGGAAACGGTCAATCCCTTCGAGGGATTCGGTTTGTCGGCCAGCAAAGTCTCGGCGATGCGACAGCAAAAGAACCCGAAAGTCCGTAAACGTAGTTTGCTGGCGCTACTAATACTGACGCCGACCATCGCAATCGTCGGAGTCACCGGATTGCTCGCATACAAAATCCTGTCGATGACAAAACTCAACATCGCAAACACGATGATCGAGACATCGGCCGCAGCTCTGACAGGAACGGAATCGAAGTCGGTCGAGGTTTCGATCTACCTTAATGAGAATAACTGGCAGCCTACTCCGCGCAATGAAAATTATCGCTTCGCGGATTACGAAAGATTCAAATTCGGAGTCACGTCTCCCCGCTCGGGCTTCTTGTACATTATCACCTCCGACAGCGACGATCGCGTGTCACTGGCCTATCCCAAACCAAGTCAGTTAGACAACGACATCAAGGCCAGTACTTTGAAGCTATTTCCCCCCGCAAAGTCCTTTCACTTCGATAGGAGCGCTCCCCTGAAGACGACGGCTTATTTTGCGATCGTGGCCTCACGGAAGGAGAAACTGGCGATTCGAATTCAGAACATACTCGGTGGTGGCGAACGCAAAGTGGAATCTGACGATGTCTCCGCCCTGATCTCGGAGCTCGAAGAAATTTCGGTCGATTCAGGCAGCAACCCGAGTGTCAAGATCTTCAAACTTGAGAAGAAAGGAGACGGAAAAGCTCAATGA